Genomic window (Primulina eburnea isolate SZY01 chromosome 8, ASM2296580v1, whole genome shotgun sequence):
CAGGTCTCATAGTGAAACTGCTTTTTAGTGTTTTGAAATCATGTGTAAATTATACAAGAAGATGCTTGAAACTGAGGTAATCTCCTTTCGATGCCGTCGAGAATTGTCGTCCATATTGGTTTTGGGTATTCAACGAGGGGTTTTAAATACATGGGGAGtcctacttttttttttaaaaaaaaatcatactaATCATTTTTTTTCAATCTCTCCCATCTCTGAGAAGGCCGACGAGATTTTTGTCACTGACGCTTTCGGAAATATTTTCCTAGCTACAATGCATTGACTCTGGGATACAAGAATAAAAACCTTGTACAAAGATTAAAGGTATTGATACCATATTAAGATTTTCGTCCGGATGTATTTAACGAGTTGAAACCAGTAGAAAACTCAACTCAACCCCCCTCCAGGTTCGGTGTATTCACAACCAAGACTAACATTAAAACACCCTGATTATTCATTCTATTTATTTAATAGTCTTTAATATCAATTTTTGTTGCAGTGTTGCATGTGGCAAGTTTTATTCAGTGCATTAATATTTTGGACGCTGAAGCTTCTGACGTAAGCGAGCTATATAGATCATTTCTTTTGCTTTCAATTCTTAATTCCACATCAGCACAAATGCGCTGTGTTTGAATCGAAAGACTTCATCTTTTGTGTTATAATTCTGAACACAAATCTCAAACGCCATCTTGACATCAGTGTCGATGGGCGATATGGAGCAAGTTTGAAAGACTTGTCCAGCAAAGAACCCAACAGAGGAGAACGGAAAACAAAACAGGACACTTGGAATAATTTCAAGGGTGTGGGGGCTCTAGCGACGCTATACACTGATTAATCAACTACAACATTTTAAGCCCCTCCACAATGTATCAGCGTTTTACTGACCCAATTTAGGCATGTAGAAAAATTGGACCAAAAGAGAAGGATTAACAATAGCAAATTCCGTGAAGGCAAGTATGTTTCTTGAATATTTATGCATAACATAATTCTCATATGGTTGGACCTTGACAAACAAGCATGCTGGTCTACTGTTCAAGTAACATTTTGAACTGCTCTATCGAACTTCTCTTCCGCTGTTGATGCACATTTGACAAGCATGTGGTCTGGGTGTGACAATTTCAACTGGCTGCAAAATATCATGCAAGTATCACATATCCATTGCAATTCTCTTCCATAAAATAAGTAGAAGCTCTACGAAGTACAAATCAAATAGCATATAACAAGTACAAATCAATCGTACTTCAAATAGCGGGAGGATGGCTTCCCGTTGTGAAGACTGCAGACAACGAGATTGGCAAGAGTCTCTGGGTCCTTCGCATCCTGTGTAACAACCATCAGGCAATGTCTTACAGACAAAAGAATGGTGATTCTTCCGTACAGCATTCAGCACACGATAAAACTCTCAAGTCAAAAATCATACAAGATATGAGGCGTAATTCATATGCCCCACGGATCAATTTTCTGAAGGGAGTCGAATGTCATGTAGTCAATTCACTACATACTTTAGGATTCATGGCCATAGACTTCCATGTTTGTAAAGAAAGCACCAAACATATCAATGATACAACACACTGAGAAAATCTTTCGACAAACATCACACTATAGATAATGCTGTCGGAGATTTCAACGAAAGCAAAAGGCCAGAATGTTATACATACAATGTTTAGGGCCTCGAGCAGAAGTTTATCAGCTTCAGCAAATTCACCCTTGTGCAAGCAGCATAGTGCCTTCCCATTAAGAATCAAGCTAGTCATTTGATACTTTTCTGCGAAGTCCTGGAATATCAGATACGCTTCCTGTATCTTTGAACCACCCTTGTACAAAGAAAACAGATaggtcaatagaactttaatTCCTGATTAAATATAATGTATTGCAAGAAAAAATATACCACAGCCAAGTTTAGCCATGCATTTGCAAGTTGAGTTAGGGTATGATCCTCATCTGTTTGTTGCATGATTTTCAGTTGTTTCTCAGCATAATCTGATCTATacattttgagaaaaatttggACATTTAAAGCATGCCTGCAAAATAGATAAAGGTGTCAGCCTTAAGTGttcaaataaaatacacaaacaTATATTATGCAAGAAAAGTTGCATCTAATGCAGTATTCACAGCATGGAACTCATAGTGAACACCTTATTCAGTTATGCTTTGCCACAATGCaaaacacaaacatatgcaGCAAAAATGGCAGACGTTCGTTCATAATCACACATGTTACACATTTAACAAGCATGCTGACTCTTAAAGAGAGGTTAAGGAAAAAGTACTCGCCCTCCATTAGGTGAACAAAAGGCAGGTGCAATTGTGCAAAACAATACTAACTGTATGGATAATAGTAAAGTCGGGGCTACACCAATATATAGCACGCAGCATCACCATGTTCCCAGAAATGACAGCTATGAACAACAGTTGACATATAATGTATGAGGGAATTTGAACATAGAAATAGAACACAGCACTAACATGTTTCAAAAAATTGTGAGTACTAGCAACACTtagcatataaatatataatggaTACAAAATATATAACAAAGCCATAATcaaatccagaaacaactcacAGCTCCATGGTTCCCTCAGTTCCCCCAACATTTGTGTGCTTCAAGGCTTCATTATAATCCTGCTCGTGCATGAATATAATTCCAGCAATAAGCCTTAGCATAGGGTTGTTTCCAATGGCTGGATCTCCTAACCACTCGCGAAGACTAGCAATTGCCATTTCCTACACATCATAGATTGGCTCATTGATTAATCAAGACCAACATCTTGCACCAATGCTTACTACCTGCTCCATCACTTTTCCTTTCACTTGTCACGAGCATTGTTTCAAATTTCAAGTATTTTCTAGTTTTCCAATGATCACTTATGTTTTTGTGATGGTCATAATTTGCTCTAGGTAGCCATCTCGAAAAAAATGTAGTAAAATAGAACAATAATACTcaactttataaaaaaattcgTCTACCTTCTTTTCATCGTAATCCTACTAGGCATCGATTTTCTCACTCTGAGAACACTAAAGAAATTACTTCCTGGACAAAAACCCCCTACGCTAATTGTGCATGAATAATTGTATGCAATTATAGCCGAACAAGATTAGTAGATTAAGTCAACAAAAACTAGTATAACCAAGGTTTACATCCAGCATTCCGACTCAAGATTCAAAGTCGAAAAATCAGATCAGTTACATTGATTTTGTTTTTTAAGAAATCACCTTGTTCTCGGGGCTCGAGAGGTATAAAGCCAGCAATTTCACGGCCTGAAGTGGCGTCGCTGCTGACGAATCGATCTCATTTATCACAAGCTACATCACCAAACAGAACCGGCAAACATAATCAATCGAGAAACTTCTCAAGGCGCACTTAAAGAAAAAAATGGAATCTCAATATTCAACAATCCcaaatttaataataacaaaaaGAGTCCACATACTGAAGGTGATTTGGTTGTACCTGGTAACTGCCGAGGGCAATGTAAGAACGGTAAACAAGGCAGTCTCTCTCAACGATGTCCCCTGGGGAAAGATTGGGGATTTCGCTGCTGTTGATCGCCGCCTGGTACGCTCCCAAGTAAAAGTTGTTCCTCAACCCAAACAGCGGGTCCGGTCCTCCAGCAGCCGCAGCCATTTCCGATCTTCTAAGCTTTTCTGTTCTTTTACAATCAACGGATCAAAGAGTTCAGATCTCGAACCCAAACCTCTGGAGAAATATTAGAGCTGAAGAACTATGCAACCACCCACTCTCCCGCACGTAGTATGTCATATCGCACTTTGAGGAACTCGGCCCATATATTATGGAATTGGGCCAAATGTAATCCTGGGCCCATTCGGTTTGTTAGGATTCCCATTTCCACTAGAATAATCATGCATCTTTTGGTTCGGGACAATAAAAGATGTATAATATATGGacgataaatttatatatatgaatATCATAATAATCTATTCTCTATTAATTCATATAATATGATGCATAATCAATTAATATTTTAACATTCAATTAATATTTTAACATCCACGTTAATCACTgcctaatattattttatgggaCCAATTGTATGTAAAAAATAACAATATTAGCAATGTTGTTTGTAGTTTtctgaaaatgtgttcttgaagttatttgttgaaGGCTTTGTGGGGAACCGTTGGGTAATCGATGTTGCGTTTAAGTTTGTGAGTACGATGTTGGGATGATTTTTGGTATTTCGTTTCGTGTCAATAGACAATTgtttgcattagaagtcgtaggaggTATTTGGTGTCAAATATCGTGTTCACGGTTTGAGTTACGCCTTTGTCCCTAACCAATTTGTCCCGcccctataaaaaaaaaaaaaaaaaaaaaaaaaaaaccaactcTCGTTTGTCCGTAACCTTTTGAAGTTTACTTGTCTGCTTTTTATAGGTGCagaatatcaatcaatatataatATTTCTCCTAGAATATTGTGGTATGCCGACGatgacaaaaaaatattttagaaagCAAAAGGGCCAAGGTACCAAAGAGATGTGGGTGGTTAATTTAATTAGTTTTAATTATATATCttacataaaataattacaaaaataacataaaaactTTTGTGAGCTCAATTTTACAAGACAACCTCCTACCTGCTTAacttacaaaaaaatattttttttttatgtgaaaatattaattttatagtAAATATAAATCGAATCGACCTATTTgttcataattataattatttagtTTGTCGATAACGAACAATGTTTACCGCTGCGAAAATTACAGGGATCGACTTGTTTGGTCAGGTCGCGGGGGTCGAGAGGACAGAGCCACCTCGTGGAGGGTTCCAAAAGCTCTTCAGAAACTACATAATCATTCGCAATAGGTAAGACAACTTATTTGGAAACAACACCTTGTTTAATGATTGGTTTTCATGAAATAGTATAATGTTTTGATGAACAATCGCGTCTGTTCTGAATCGAATTTTCATTTCTATATATAAGATATAATTAGATCAAAAAATTATATTGTTTTTTGTTGGATTCTGATTTGTTTTAGTCACCTATAAATACAGAATATCTTCATTTtatcttgaaatttttttttcatatccATATAACTAAAATGAAGGGAAAAACATTTTAGTTCATTCACAAATTATTCGAATATTTTATCAATACTATTTTACCGTCACAGAGGAGACCCACTTGAAGAATAATGCGGGTAGCTTGCCAGAAACCAAGAAAAGATTTCACAAAAGCAGAACAAAAAAGCGGTGCTCATTACTCTATAAGAAAATTGATCAGACCAACATTAATTTAAGGCATACAACGGCTATTATCCAAACATTTATCTAATTGTGTGATATTTGATATTGAATCATAATTAACTGAATCATTGTGAAGGGGTAGAGTAATGCTACCTTGGGGGCAGGCCCTCACAGGATTTTATTTTACATGATATTTCTTGATCACTTCAATGTATTGTTTTAAATCTGGGCCTTTGATCACCTCAGTGGACAGTGCCCTCACAGGTAGGGTGAAATAAAACGTTGAGAGGAGCTATGGAACATCAATCATCTTACCAAATCATATCATTATTATATTTCCCTTTTCAAAATAATTTCCCAGCACAAGTTTATATGATCAATTTATTTCATAATTAACCCTACCCTAAACTATGagtaaaaaaaagaagaaatggAACGTTGGGAAGGATGGCCCACCACCCACCCCCACtatttttaaaatctaaatcatgtTAATATAATAAAGACAAAGAAAagccaaaaaaaaattactggGTCCGGCACAACTTGGTGGCATGCACattctctttcttttttcttttctttttttcttcgtTCCAGGTGATCATATGTGGAATGAAAACAAAaagtaaattttattttatataattttttaaaactaattttCAGTTTTcacattattttttaatatatatataaatgacaaaatgttaaaattacaaaaattatTGGTGCAGATCGATTTAAGAGTAGGATAAGAGGACACGGGcttgtttttatttcatttcCACTGACAATGCATTAAACCAAACACAAAGAGTCAAAACGGATAATAATGACCAAAATAACGTTCCCAATTCTCTCCACCTTGCTTCATTCAACACGCCCGTTATAAACAAAACCTTCCTGTGCTCACCGCCCAAGAAAGTTGCAGAATcggttcttttttcttttttccaaCTTACACACATATGTACCAATGAATGGGACATGTGCTTCTTGGTCCATGATTTGCAGAAGTACTGGTACTATATTGTGAAAAGGAGAAGAAGAAACTTTCTTTATGGTGATAAGACTTGTGATGAAATTATTTTCTTGTGAACAAGTAACATGAGTTATGGGGAGAAGTTAATGGGGTGTTGGAGCTTCTTTCTACAGCTGGTGTAGTTTGTTCAAAGGGCTTATTGCTTTGCGACTGTGCTGTCCTCTACTGTGCTGCAATTAGTTTGTTTTGCTGGGTACCTGAAAAGGAAGCAGAAGATTGTGGTCCATTTCATATGGGGTGGCTGTAATCATTGAAGCAAATCTTGTATACTTCCTCAGAAGAAATAATATTTCGTTTCCTCTGGCCTCAGACGGAAGGTTGTGCTGAACCCAGAGTTATGGTGGACATGGATGGTTGAACACTTGAACTTCGTGAAGAAAAGCTTGTGCTTACTGGTGGAAAGACCCCGtttttttctttctattttTCCGGTAATTCTTGAAAAATGCTTGTTTCCACTAAAATGGGGTGTGTTTTCGGAAGTGGAGTGATGTTGGTAATGTTCTGTTTGGTGATATTTGTAAGCTGCGATTATGGTCAAAACAGTGGAGATGCAATCCCTGCTGTGTATATTGTTACTCTGAAACATGCCCCCACCTCTCATTACTGGAGTGAGCTTAGAGTGAATCAGGGTCCGCATATTAAAAGCAATGGATCTCAGAGAATGaatcgattggataaaccaaGGTTcgtttatttctttttttcaaTCATCTGGACTGTACTAGGAATTGAATTATTGGGTTTTAAAGATAATGACAAGTATGAGCAGTTAATTTCTTGTTTGGAGATTTTTTCTGCCTGTACACatctttcatttctttttttTCCTTGCTCTTGGTTTCTAGGAAACTTACCGTATTATGATCACATTAGGATATCACTACTGTAACccattttttgaatttattttctgatTAATTTTCAAAGTTGAAACCAATGATTTGTTTCTTGTTTATTCTCGAGAAGATAATGGAATGTAAGCTTTGCGTTTAGTTACTATTCTTTTTTGTGGACGTTGAAGGTCTATGAAATATTTTAGAATCTTGTAACTGATTAAGGTATTCAGACCTTCTTTATTGGATAAAACTCTGTCTAGGAGGACAGGGGATTATTGAAAAGATTGATAGTTCCGTTTGTTTAATGATCATATACATTTGTCGCATCTCTGTGTCTTGCCAAATTGACATGTTAATATTATGCTGACATCAGCATTACGAAGAGAATAAAATGGCACAATGGATCATACACAGCTGGGCTACACGATTCTCTATTGGAAAGAACATTAAGGGGTGAAAAGTATCTAAAAGTTTACTCCTACCACTATCTAATAAATGGATTTGCTGTGCTTGTCACTCCACATCAGGTTAGTTTCAGTGACTTTTTGTATTTTCATTGCCTATATTGTCCAATATTTTCAGAAGTGTATATTGTTTTCCGATACTTTGACAATCCTTTTTCCctttttattttcttgattcTTTACATTCTCAAATCGGTTTTGAAGGCTGACAGAATTTCAAGGAGAAGAGAAGTGTTGAATGTGGTTATGGATTTTTCTGTTAGAACTGCCACCACTCATACGCCACAGTTTCTTGGTCTTCCTCAAGGAGCATGGGCTCAAGAAGGTGGTTTTGAAACAGCAGGGgaaggaattgtgattggattcaTTGACACTGGAATCGATCCCACACACCCCAGCTTCTCCAATGATACACCTACGAAGCCATATCCGATTCCCAAGCATTTTTCTGGAATCTGTGAAGTCACACAGGACTTCCCATCTGGATCCTGCAACAGGAAACTGATTGGTGCTCGTCATTTTGCAGCATCCGCCATTACCAGAGGGATATTTAATGCCACTCAGGACTATGCATCACCCTATGATGGTGATGGCCATGGGACGTAAGTGATACCGACTTAATAAGAAACTGGCATTATGATTTGAGGTAATATTTTAGCACTAAAAGGGCAATTTCTCCCAGGCACACGGCTGCAATTGCATCAGGAAATCACGGGATTCCTGTTGTGGTAGCTGGGCATCACTTTGGAAATGCCAGTGGCATGGCTCCTcattcacagtaaggattctccATCAACCTTTTACCCGTTTTGCATCATGAGAATTATCAATGCTCTTTATTGAGTCATATGCAAATTAAACAGACTAATTGATTTGCCATAATGTTCCGTTGTCAAGTTTCTCGTTTATGGAGCAGCAGCTTTAACAAACTATTATAAATTTCTCATCCAACCTGCTTACACTTAATTTCCCAGCCCTTTACATTCtgctttatttattaattttgtaGTATTGCTGTTTATAAGGCATTATACAAAAGGTTTGGAGGCTTTGCCGCAGATGTGGTTGCTGCCATAGATCAGGTACCCCTTAAACGTAATTTTAATAAAGAATATTCTTGAGGCACTTATTGGATATGATATGATGTCAGACTGTGAGTATCCCCGAGtgagttttttattttttatgaaaaataataatatctacTAGCATCCTGGAATTCGAAGCCGACTTTTTTCTGGCACATATTGAGTAAGATATGAGTGTCCtagtttaaataaattaaatgaaaataataatagcTGGCATTCTGGAATACGAAGCCTGGGTTTCTTATTTGTTGTTTCGTTTTCTCTCCCGCTTTGATATTGTATTTCATTCACCTGTATGTACCTCCAGGTACATAACCACTTGCTGACAAGTTGATACTTCATCATTATGTCTCTGTTTGTAGGCTGCCCAAGATGGAGTGGATATAATAAGCTTGTCAATAACTCCGAACAGGCGGCCCCCTGGCATTGCCACTTTCTTTAATCCTATAGATATGGCATTATTGTCAGCTATCAAGGCTGGTATCTTTGTAGTACAAGCAGCAGGGAATACCGGACCCTCACCCAAGAGCATATCATCCTTTAGTCCATGGATCTTCACTGTTGGCGCTGCAGCCCATGATAGGGTATACAGTAACTCTATAGTCCTGGGCAACAATATCACAATTCCTGGAGTTGGACTGGCTCGTAAGTCAGAACTCTTCAGTTATCGATAGACTCTTATGCTTATGATCGATCATATTTAAACATTTTTGCAACATAGCTATATATTAAAGTCGTTTTTACCTATACCAATGTTAAATAAGATTCTTGATATTTAGTTTGAAAGCATTTAATAGCAAGTAAACATGATCGACTTAACTTTTGCGCTGAGGTTGTCAAATACGTAGCTAATGGCATATGGTCTTTACCCTCCTTAAATATTCCTCCTATGTACATGCATATGTTTTTTTATAGCACATAGCACAAAATTACATTTGCCCCCCTGAAATCTTGAAATTCTATAGTTTTTTAATTTGACTACCTTTTATTCATTATTTGGATCCACCACAGACATGACTTTATGACACTTGAATTGATTTGTCCAGCTGGAACCGATAATATGTATACAATGGTTTCTGCTATCCATGTATTGAAAGACTCGACAGCTGCGAAGGATATGTATGCTGGTGAATGCCAAGATGCCAGCAATTTTAACCATGACTCTGTTCAagggaatctcttgatatgtgGATACTCAATTCGCTTTGTACTTGGGCTTGCCACCGTCAAACGAGCTTTAGAAACCGCAAAAAACCTCAGTGCAGTTGGAGTTGTGTTCTACATGGATCCATATGTGATTGGCTTCCAGCTCAATCCAATTCCAATGAGATTTCCTGGCATAATAATTCCATCATCAGATGACTCCAAAGTGAGTGCTCATCTTTCCATGCATTTCATGCTAATATGACACGAGCCCATCAGATTGAAATGTATAATCCTTCTTACTCATGAAAAAAATGGCCTGAAATGGTgactaaaaatatattatatgccAGGCCTTTCTTCAGTACTATAACTCTTCTTTGAAAAGAGATGCAGCTTCGAACAAAATCGTTAAATTCGGGGCCATGGCTCGGATCTCTGGTGGAATAAAAGCTAATTTTAGCCATTCTGCTCCAAAGATTATGTTTTATTCTGCTAGGGGGCCAGATCCAGAAGACAATTTCCTCGAGAATGCTGACATTCTGAAACCAAACATTGTTGCACCTGGAAATTCCATATGGGCTGCTTGGAGTTCAGGTGGCACAGATTCTGTTGAATTTCAAGGTATTTTTCTGTTTCAAAAGATAACTTCATTGTATATGTTAAACAACAATTAAACAGGAATTGACGATAAAACATTTCAGGTGAAAGCTTTGCAATGATGTCTGGAACAAGCATGGCAGCTCCTCACGTTGCAGGACTTGCGGCAATAATCAAGCAACAGTTTCCCTTTTTCAGTCCTGCAGCCATTGGATCCGCGCTTTCAACTACTGCTTCTCTTTACGACAGAAATGGGGGTCCTATAATGGCACAGCGGGTCTATACTAATCCAGATTCGAATCAATCTCCTGCCACTCCTTTTGATATGGGGAGTGGATTTGTAAATCCTACTGCTGCTCTGAATCCAGGTCTTATTTTGGACACAAGTAAGTCACTCCCCTTATATCCTGAA
Coding sequences:
- the LOC140838643 gene encoding coatomer subunit epsilon-1-like — translated: MAAAAGGPDPLFGLRNNFYLGAYQAAINSSEIPNLSPGDIVERDCLVYRSYIALGSYQLVINEIDSSAATPLQAVKLLALYLSSPENKEMAIASLREWLGDPAIGNNPMLRLIAGIIFMHEQDYNEALKHTNVGGTEGTMELHALNVQIFLKMYRSDYAEKQLKIMQQTDEDHTLTQLANAWLNLAVGGSKIQEAYLIFQDFAEKYQMTSLILNGKALCCLHKGEFAEADKLLLEALNIDAKDPETLANLVVCSLHNGKPSSRYLNQLKLSHPDHMLVKCASTAEEKFDRAVQNVT
- the LOC140838648 gene encoding subtilisin-like protease SBT2.2, translating into MLVSTKMGCVFGSGVMLVMFCLVIFVSCDYGQNSGDAIPAVYIVTLKHAPTSHYWSELRVNQGPHIKSNGSQRMNRLDKPSITKRIKWHNGSYTAGLHDSLLERTLRGEKYLKVYSYHYLINGFAVLVTPHQADRISRRREVLNVVMDFSVRTATTHTPQFLGLPQGAWAQEGGFETAGEGIVIGFIDTGIDPTHPSFSNDTPTKPYPIPKHFSGICEVTQDFPSGSCNRKLIGARHFAASAITRGIFNATQDYASPYDGDGHGTHTAAIASGNHGIPVVVAGHHFGNASGMAPHSHIAVYKALYKRFGGFAADVVAAIDQAAQDGVDIISLSITPNRRPPGIATFFNPIDMALLSAIKAGIFVVQAAGNTGPSPKSISSFSPWIFTVGAAAHDRVYSNSIVLGNNITIPGVGLAPGTDNMYTMVSAIHVLKDSTAAKDMYAGECQDASNFNHDSVQGNLLICGYSIRFVLGLATVKRALETAKNLSAVGVVFYMDPYVIGFQLNPIPMRFPGIIIPSSDDSKAFLQYYNSSLKRDAASNKIVKFGAMARISGGIKANFSHSAPKIMFYSARGPDPEDNFLENADILKPNIVAPGNSIWAAWSSGGTDSVEFQGESFAMMSGTSMAAPHVAGLAAIIKQQFPFFSPAAIGSALSTTASLYDRNGGPIMAQRVYTNPDSNQSPATPFDMGSGFVNPTAALNPGLILDTSYDDYISFLCGINGSSPLILNYTGETCGGVSTTTAANLNLPSITVSKLNQSATMQRTVTNIDRNETYRVGWTAPFGVSVKVIPSYFAISSGEKQVLTVVLNATISSSIVSYGRIRFFGSQGHVVKIPVSVIVKISFNTTGG